The stretch of DNA CCCTGAGCGAGATTGTGGTAGTAGGCTATGGTAGTCAGCTAAAGAAAGAAGTGACCGGCGCGGTGCAAACCATTAGCGCACAGGAAATTAAAGACCTGCCCGTGTCGCAGATCGGCCAGAAATTGCAGGGGCGGCTGGCGGGTGTTCAAATCAACCAGACAACCGGAAGGCCCGGAGCGGGGATCAACATCCGAATCCGGGGGCAACTGTCGGTATCGGCTGGTAGCGATCCGCTTTATGTCATCGACGGATTCCCGATTACGGGCAACATTGCCCAGTTGAACCCCGACGAAATCGAAGACATTTCGGTGCTGAAAGATGCCGCGTCAACCTCGTTGTATGGTTCGCGGGCAGCCAATGGCGTAGTGCTGATTACTACCCGTCAGGGCCGACCCAACCAGACCAACATTAGCTTCAATACGTTTGCCGGTATTCAGCAGGTGCCGGAGCGGGGACGCGTGAAAATGCTCGACGCGCAGCAGTTTGCTCAGTTCAAGAAAGAGTTCTTTGAAGATCAGGGCCGCCCGGTGCCGCCAGAATTTGCTAACCCTGCCGACTGGGCCAACAAAAACAACGACTGGTACGGTGCGCTGTTGCGTCAGGCCCCCGTGCAGAGCTACAACCTGACCATTAACTCCAACCGCGAGCGGTCGAACACGTCGGTGGTGGCGGGTTATTTCAACCAGCAGGGTGTAGTGCTCAACAACGAGTACAAACGGTACTCGCTGCGCCTGAACTCGAACTACAAAATCTCCGATAAAGTGGGGATTGGCTTCAACGTAGCTCCGTCATATGTGTTCGACAACACGCCCCGCACCGACGGCGACCGGGGTACGGGCATTCTGTTCAATGCGCTGCACACCTGGCCGGTCATGCCCATCCGCGACAACAACGGTGAACTGACCAAATTCAACACCTTTCCCGGCAGTACGGGCAACATCTTCGCGTATCCGAACTGGGTGCGGGCTGCTGAAGAACTGGTAAACGAAACCCGCAACACCAACCTGCTCTCAAACGCCTATATCACGTATCAACCCATCAAGGGGCTGACGCTCAAATCGACCATGAACGTCGAGTATCTGAACTCAAAGTTCTTTTTCTTCAATCCCTCTACGGCCACCAGTGCTATCAACGTACCGATTCCGACCATTGCTGTATCAATCCGGCAGGCCCGCGAAGATGTGTCGTGGCTGAACGAAAACCTCGTCACGTATAATCGTAGCATCAAAGACCACAATTTTGAACTGCTGGCTGGTTTCACCAATCAATACTTCCGGCAGGATATAACTCATATTCAGGCCGATACTTATGCTGACGACCGGCTGCCAACCATTCAGGGCGCGCTGAATATCAACCGTGCCGCAAACAACCTTCCAATCGGTTCTAATATAGCCATTGGGGCCAACACCGGCAATACGGTCAACGAGTGGGCACTCACTTCGTACCTGTCGCGGCTGACGTACAACTACAAAGGCAAGTATCTGTTTACGGCGGCTATTCGTACCGATGGCAGTAGCCGGTTCGGAGCCAATAACCGCTGGGGTACGTTTCCGTCGGTTTCGGCGGGCTGGGTGTTGTCGGACGAGAACTTCATGAAACGATATTCGACGGTTTCGTTTGCCAAACTGCGGGCCAGTTACGGCATTATCGGCAACAACAACATCGGTAATTACACGCAGTACGCGCTGGTAAACAACACCGTCAATGCTGTTTTTGGCAACAACGTTGCGACTGGCGCGGTGGTCACGTCGCTGGCTAACCCAAACCTCGGCTGGGAAACCACCAACCAGTTCGACCTGGGCCTGGACCTGGGACTGTTGAACGACCGGATTCAGTTTACCTACGACTACTTTTCAAAGCGTACCACCAACTTGCTTTTCGCCGTGCAGATTCCGCAGGAATCTGGTTTTGGGAACTTCAACGACAACATTGGTGAGATAAAGTTCTGGGGGCATGAGTTCTCGGTCAATAGCCGCAACACGGTCGGCAAGCTGAAATGGTCTACCAACGCCAACCTCTCCTTCCTTCGTAACCGCGTACTCGCGCTTGCGCCGGGTATCGACCGGGTTTACGGCAGTTTCCACATCACGCAGGTGGGCCAACCGTTCGGGCAGTTTTACGGGCTGGTAAAAGACGGTTTTTACATGAGTGCCGAAGATGTTCGCAACTCGCCCATTATTCCGGGTCGCTCGGCGGTGGGCACCATCAAGCTGCGTGATGTAAACGGCGACGGTGTAGTTACGTTCGGGGGAGACCGCGACGACCGGGCTATCATCGGCAACCCGTTTCCGAACTTCGTTTACGGCATTACTAACAGTCTGCAATATGGCAAATGGGATTTTTCGGTGGTCGGTTCCGGCTCTCATGGCAATCAGTTGTGGGTACGTCACCTCTACAGCACGGCTAACCTCGATGGAGTGTTCAACATGGTTGAGGGCGTGAAAGACCGCTTCCGGGTCGGCCCCGACGGGCGCGTCATTACGCCCGGCGCGGGTATGTTCGGCGTAACCAATGGCGGAGGGAACTTTACCGGCATCGAGCGCGACTGGCCCAGCAGCCACTTCGTCGCCAATGCGTCTTATTTCACCATCCGTAACATTACGCTGGGTTATAATTTCGAAGCGGTTCGGAAATTCTTTAAGTCGGCACGGGTCTATGCGTCTATCCAGCAGGCGTTTGTCTTTACCAAGTATTGGGGTGGTCCCAACCCCGAAACCAGCGCGCAGGGTGATGGACGGAGCGACGGTGGCAACCTCAGCCCCGGTGTTGATCTCTCAAACTATCCCGTTCCGCGCACCTACACCCTCGGCGTAAACGTCAACTTCTAAACTCCGACCCACATGAAACTTAACTATATAACTACCTGCCTGTTCGCGCTGACACTGACCAGTTGCGAGAAAGATTTTCTTACGGTAACTCCCGAAACCGCACTCAGTTCGGCCACGTTCTTCACCAAAGAAGCCGACTTTCAGCAGGCGGTAAACGGAGCCTACGTACCGCTTCGGCCTATTTTTAACTCATGGGCGTGGATTTTAGGCGAGATGCACTCCGACAACACCTACTATGCCCGTAATGTGTTGTTTGGGGCTGTCGAAAACACGCAAAATATAGCTGACTTTGCCGTGCCGAAATCCAATGGCGTAACGCCGAATAACCCCGTTCTTCAGCAGTTTCGGCTTGATTATCAGATTATTGCCCGAACGAATGAGGTTCTGTCCCGCATCGACAAAGTTACCTTTTCCAGTGCCGACCTCAAGAATAATCTGAAGGGGCAGGCTCTGTTTCTGCGTTCGTTTGCATACTTCGAACTGGTGCGGTATTTCGGCAGAGTGCCCATTCACCTCGAACCCGCAACGGGCCGCACCGATGCCGCCAAGCCCCTCGCGACGGTCGAGGAAGTGTATGCGCTGATTGTTAAAGACGTATCGGAGGCCATTCCATTGCTGCCCAACAAAGCTAAGCAAGAGCCGGGCCGGGTTACGTCGGGTGCTGCCAAGACCCTGCTGGCTAATGTATATATGCACCAGAAAAAGTGGGCTGAAGCCGAAGCATTGATGCGCGACGTCGTTACCAATGATACGTACCGGCTCATGCCCGATTACAACGAAGCCTTCTCGTTTACGAGTGCCAACAAAAACAACGCTGAGTCGGTGTTTGAGGTGCAGTATCTGGAAGGGCCAGCCGGTTTTAACGGCAACCAGATTTATCTGTTCGTGCCAGCTCCCATCACGGCTGCCGAACTGGCCCCTATCACGGGCACCTCGAATCCGCAGCCGCTGTCGCAGGAAAACAACAACATACCAACGCCCGACATCATTGCGGCTTACGAACCCGGCGACAAACGCAAAGATATTTCTATCGGTAGCGTAGTACTGAGCCAGAGTCTGCGCGACAACAAGACGTATCCGTATATCAAGAAATATGCCCGGCCCCATGCTCAGCACCAGAATACGGGGCAGAACTGGCCGGTATATCGCTATGCGGAGGTGCTGCTGTTTCTGGCCGAAGCGCAGATGGAGCAGGGTAAATTAGGTGAGGCCATCACGTACCTGAATCAGGTGCGGACGCGGGCCGGGCTGGCACCTGCTACCGCTTCAACGCAGGCCGCGCTACGGAACGCCATCTATCAGGAACGGCGCGTGGAACTGGCTTTTGAAAACAAACGATGGTTCGATCTGGTCAGAACAGGCCGCGTAAACGAGGTTATTTCGGCCTATGGTGCCCGCGTTAAAGCGAACCCGCAGGCGTATTATTTCCCGGCTGGGGCGGTGCCACCGCCCAATGCGTTCACCAACTTAGACATCTACTACCCGCTGCCAGCGGTAGAGTCTGACCTGTCGCCATTTTTCTAAGACTAACTCCCGTACTCATGGGCTAAAGCCCGTGGGTACGGGTAGGTAAAACGGGGGTATCAATGTACTTTATAGGTAGTCTGAGTGCTGAATAATTAATTCGTTTTTCGCTGAAAACCATGATTTATAAAACCAACGTAGCAAAGCTTGGCTTTTTGTTGTCGGCTCTTGTGCTGGCTGGCTCGGCCTGGATAACCACGCAGCAGGCCGCCCGCGAACGACAACCGCTCGACAATCCGAAAATCGATAAGGTGAAAGTGTTGCCCGGTTTCAAAGCCGAACACCTCTACAGCCCCTCCGACAATAAGCAGGGGTCGTGGGTGTCGATGGCGTTCGACGATAAAGGCCGGATGATCTGTTCTGACCAGTACGGGTTTCTGTACCGGCTGACTATGCCCCCTATTGGCACTACCGAAGCTCCGAAGATTGAAAAGCTGATGGTTGGCCCGCCACCCGCCCCCGGCGATACCACGAAGCGCGTAGGCATGGGTTACGCACAGGGGCTGCTGTATGCCTTCAATAGCCTGTATGTGATGGTGAACCACCGGCCCAGTAAAGAAAATAAAGAGTTCGATAAGTCGAGCGGGTTATACCGGCTTCAGGATACCGACGGCGACGACCAGTTCGACCAGATTACGCTGCTGAAACAGCTTAAAGGCGAGGGCGAACACGGCCCCCACAGCATTGTGCTGGCCCCCGATAAGCAGTCGATTTATGTCATGTGCGGCAACTTCACCGATGTTCCCAAACTCGATGCGTACCGACTGCCGAATGTCTGGCAGGAAGACAACCTGTTCCCGGCCATCAGAGACCCACGCGGCCATGCCGTTGACCGGATGGCTCCCGGCGGCTGGCTCGCCAAAGTCAGCCCCGACGGGCAGCGGTGGGAATTTATGGGCGGGGGCTTCCGCAATACGTTCGATTTTGCGTTCAACGACGCGGGCGACATCTTTGGCTACGACTCCGACATGGAGTGGGATTTTGGCCTGCCCTGGTACAAACCAACGCGC from Spirosoma montaniterrae encodes:
- a CDS encoding SusC/RagA family TonB-linked outer membrane protein, which produces MNYFSKLMLLLGIAGCLPSLTEGTPSPHTSRTNGPVLALPLTRTFSMPTGNASAEITVTGKVADEQGNGLPGVSVVVKGTTQGTTTDGTGSFRIAVPNTAATLVFSFVGYARQEIGVGNQTVINVTLSPDDQTLSEIVVVGYGSQLKKEVTGAVQTISAQEIKDLPVSQIGQKLQGRLAGVQINQTTGRPGAGINIRIRGQLSVSAGSDPLYVIDGFPITGNIAQLNPDEIEDISVLKDAASTSLYGSRAANGVVLITTRQGRPNQTNISFNTFAGIQQVPERGRVKMLDAQQFAQFKKEFFEDQGRPVPPEFANPADWANKNNDWYGALLRQAPVQSYNLTINSNRERSNTSVVAGYFNQQGVVLNNEYKRYSLRLNSNYKISDKVGIGFNVAPSYVFDNTPRTDGDRGTGILFNALHTWPVMPIRDNNGELTKFNTFPGSTGNIFAYPNWVRAAEELVNETRNTNLLSNAYITYQPIKGLTLKSTMNVEYLNSKFFFFNPSTATSAINVPIPTIAVSIRQAREDVSWLNENLVTYNRSIKDHNFELLAGFTNQYFRQDITHIQADTYADDRLPTIQGALNINRAANNLPIGSNIAIGANTGNTVNEWALTSYLSRLTYNYKGKYLFTAAIRTDGSSRFGANNRWGTFPSVSAGWVLSDENFMKRYSTVSFAKLRASYGIIGNNNIGNYTQYALVNNTVNAVFGNNVATGAVVTSLANPNLGWETTNQFDLGLDLGLLNDRIQFTYDYFSKRTTNLLFAVQIPQESGFGNFNDNIGEIKFWGHEFSVNSRNTVGKLKWSTNANLSFLRNRVLALAPGIDRVYGSFHITQVGQPFGQFYGLVKDGFYMSAEDVRNSPIIPGRSAVGTIKLRDVNGDGVVTFGGDRDDRAIIGNPFPNFVYGITNSLQYGKWDFSVVGSGSHGNQLWVRHLYSTANLDGVFNMVEGVKDRFRVGPDGRVITPGAGMFGVTNGGGNFTGIERDWPSSHFVANASYFTIRNITLGYNFEAVRKFFKSARVYASIQQAFVFTKYWGGPNPETSAQGDGRSDGGNLSPGVDLSNYPVPRTYTLGVNVNF
- a CDS encoding RagB/SusD family nutrient uptake outer membrane protein, with product MKLNYITTCLFALTLTSCEKDFLTVTPETALSSATFFTKEADFQQAVNGAYVPLRPIFNSWAWILGEMHSDNTYYARNVLFGAVENTQNIADFAVPKSNGVTPNNPVLQQFRLDYQIIARTNEVLSRIDKVTFSSADLKNNLKGQALFLRSFAYFELVRYFGRVPIHLEPATGRTDAAKPLATVEEVYALIVKDVSEAIPLLPNKAKQEPGRVTSGAAKTLLANVYMHQKKWAEAEALMRDVVTNDTYRLMPDYNEAFSFTSANKNNAESVFEVQYLEGPAGFNGNQIYLFVPAPITAAELAPITGTSNPQPLSQENNNIPTPDIIAAYEPGDKRKDISIGSVVLSQSLRDNKTYPYIKKYARPHAQHQNTGQNWPVYRYAEVLLFLAEAQMEQGKLGEAITYLNQVRTRAGLAPATASTQAALRNAIYQERRVELAFENKRWFDLVRTGRVNEVISAYGARVKANPQAYYFPAGAVPPPNAFTNLDIYYPLPAVESDLSPFF